Proteins encoded by one window of Gordonia jinghuaiqii:
- a CDS encoding acyl-CoA dehydrogenase family protein — translation MDFELSDEQRAIRDSTRSLLQRHPGAARAVADSPSGFDTGLWRQGTELGWSALAAPEELGGLGQGVVDLTVVAIEHGRFVTASPFMPTVAVLDALLHSGQPERHDALVEKLIGGESSAAWAFTEPHRSPTVDALQTSARSADGGYRLTGEKVTVADASAADVLLVDAVLDGRPARFLVPRDASGVKIRRIESLDITRELDDVTFDDVHVDHDGIVGSPDSTRAAIERTLALMTVLACAELVGVGEYLLETSVEYAKAREQFGVPIGSFQAVKHKCADMRMWVQASRAATLHAAMSLDAESRSTSKETTKETAKAVSVAKAFVSESICKTAGEALQVHGGIGFTWEHDLHLYIRRARADAALYGDADHHHRALCALLESR, via the coding sequence ATGGATTTCGAGTTGTCCGACGAGCAACGTGCGATCCGGGATTCGACGCGCTCACTATTGCAGCGTCATCCCGGTGCCGCACGTGCCGTCGCGGATTCGCCCTCCGGATTCGACACCGGATTGTGGCGCCAGGGAACAGAACTCGGCTGGTCCGCGCTCGCGGCCCCCGAAGAACTCGGCGGCCTCGGCCAAGGCGTCGTCGACTTGACTGTCGTCGCGATCGAACACGGCCGGTTCGTCACGGCGTCACCGTTCATGCCGACGGTCGCGGTTCTCGACGCACTGCTGCACAGCGGTCAGCCGGAACGCCACGACGCACTGGTCGAGAAGCTGATCGGGGGCGAGTCCTCGGCGGCCTGGGCGTTCACCGAGCCGCACCGATCACCCACCGTCGACGCGCTGCAGACCAGCGCGCGCTCCGCCGACGGCGGCTACCGGCTCACCGGCGAGAAGGTCACCGTCGCCGATGCGTCCGCGGCGGACGTACTGCTCGTCGATGCGGTTCTCGACGGCCGACCCGCGCGGTTCCTCGTGCCGCGTGATGCGTCCGGGGTCAAGATCCGGCGCATCGAATCCCTCGACATCACGCGTGAGCTCGACGACGTCACGTTCGACGACGTCCACGTCGATCACGATGGAATCGTCGGAAGCCCGGACTCCACACGCGCGGCGATCGAGCGCACGCTCGCGCTGATGACCGTGCTCGCGTGTGCCGAGCTCGTGGGCGTCGGCGAGTATCTCCTCGAGACCTCGGTGGAGTACGCGAAGGCCCGCGAACAGTTCGGTGTCCCGATCGGCAGTTTCCAGGCGGTCAAGCACAAGTGCGCCGACATGCGCATGTGGGTGCAGGCGTCGAGGGCAGCCACACTGCACGCGGCCATGTCGCTCGATGCCGAATCGCGCTCGACGTCCAAGGAGACGACCAAAGAGACCGCGAAGGCCGTGAGCGTTGCCAAAGCGTTTGTCTCCGAATCGATCTGCAAGACCGCGGGCGAAGCTCTCCAGGTACACGGCGGTATCGGTTTCACCTGGGAGCACGACCTGCACCTCTACATCCGCCGCGCACGCGCCGATGCCGCGCTGTACGGCGACGCCGACCACCACCACCGGGCGTTGTGCGCGCTGTTGGAGTCCCGGTGA
- a CDS encoding MlaD family protein — MRTISLESEPGSPSDTTLLVRGLIGVAVIGIVVAALLLKSTGALDDRVTVTALLTDVGDGIPTKSDVKFRGSLVGFVTGVEPGADGGPNRVTLSLDPAGAQGVPDTVTARVVPSNVFAVSSVQLLDHPDRAGRPIQSGDTVQADTSRSTIELQTVLTKLRDIVDAMGRDRRDDTVGVLAALATATRSQGAEIRTAGGQLVTIMTELNRAVDDGETRSRLSELATAMTGLQRSAPDLLDAVHHAIVPMKTIAEKQAALTDLLSAGQHTLGTSETALDNNTDRMITITSSLAPVLDVFADGGPALPPITVKIANLSEKFMTEFWDPEKQRGTGHFVWALTPHRMYSRADCPRYGDMAGNSCQWAPATVGRPTLPQVLQPKNYRPPAGLMGGNVGPVGSRAEIEALRKLLGPGANEVTALLLGPLLRGSDIKVEKPGRKPDQKPEGTPGQRRTEGGR, encoded by the coding sequence ATGCGGACGATCTCTCTCGAGTCCGAACCGGGGTCACCGTCGGACACGACGTTGCTCGTGCGCGGACTGATCGGGGTCGCGGTGATCGGCATCGTCGTGGCCGCGCTGCTCCTCAAGTCGACGGGCGCACTCGACGATCGCGTGACCGTCACCGCGCTCCTCACCGACGTCGGAGACGGCATCCCGACCAAATCCGACGTGAAATTCCGCGGCAGTCTCGTCGGCTTCGTCACCGGCGTCGAGCCGGGCGCCGACGGCGGACCCAACCGGGTGACGCTCTCACTCGATCCCGCCGGCGCACAGGGCGTTCCGGACACAGTCACCGCTAGGGTGGTACCGAGCAACGTGTTCGCGGTGTCGTCGGTGCAGCTGCTCGACCACCCCGATCGGGCCGGCCGGCCGATCCAGAGCGGCGACACCGTCCAGGCGGACACCAGTCGGTCGACCATCGAACTCCAGACCGTCCTGACCAAGCTGCGTGACATCGTCGACGCCATGGGACGCGACCGCCGCGACGACACGGTCGGCGTGCTGGCCGCGCTCGCCACCGCCACCCGTAGTCAGGGGGCCGAGATCCGCACCGCCGGTGGGCAACTCGTCACCATCATGACCGAGCTGAATCGCGCCGTCGACGACGGTGAGACCCGCTCGCGTCTGAGCGAACTGGCCACGGCCATGACAGGTCTGCAGCGTTCGGCCCCCGATCTGCTCGATGCCGTCCACCACGCCATCGTGCCGATGAAGACCATCGCCGAGAAACAGGCCGCGCTCACCGATCTGCTCAGCGCCGGACAGCACACGCTCGGCACCTCGGAAACCGCGCTGGACAACAACACCGACCGGATGATCACCATCACGAGTTCGCTCGCGCCCGTCCTCGACGTCTTCGCCGACGGCGGCCCCGCCCTGCCGCCGATCACGGTCAAGATCGCGAACCTGTCCGAGAAGTTCATGACGGAGTTCTGGGACCCGGAGAAGCAGCGCGGTACAGGTCATTTCGTGTGGGCGCTCACCCCGCACCGGATGTACTCGCGGGCGGACTGCCCGCGGTACGGCGACATGGCGGGCAACTCGTGTCAGTGGGCACCGGCAACGGTCGGGCGCCCGACGCTGCCGCAGGTGCTCCAGCCGAAGAACTACCGGCCGCCGGCCGGGCTCATGGGCGGCAACGTCGGGCCCGTCGGCAGCCGTGCCGAGATCGAAGCGCTGCGGAAGCTGTTGGGGCCGGGCGCCAATGAGGTGACCGCGCTACTGCTGGGACCGCTGCTGCGCGGAAGTGACATCAAGGTCGAGAAGCCGGGACGCAAGCCCGATCAGAAGCCCGAGGGCACGCCGGGTCAGCGGCGGACGGAGGGAGGACGATGA
- a CDS encoding MlaE family ABC transporter permease — protein MTGGDDSIAARRAAPRPEPDSSQADFQTGSAATDIADWSAGYVRRHPGQSFITVGEQIKLGIESFRYLFADLVRGRFPLEAFIRESVFMANTALVPTFFVAIPIGVTLAIQFSLLAGQVGATSLAGAASGLAVIRQGAPLVTALMMAAAVGSAICADLGSRTIREEIDAMRVMGVSPVRRLVVPRLAAAMVVGTALTGIVTFVGFVAGYLFNVYVQDGAPGSFVATFASFATVGDMVLTLVKALVFGMIVAIVACQKGLSTSGGPAAVANSVNSTVVGSIMLLMLVNVAFTQMYVMVFPRASF, from the coding sequence TTGACCGGGGGAGACGACAGCATCGCCGCACGCCGGGCCGCACCGCGACCCGAGCCGGATTCGTCCCAGGCGGACTTTCAAACAGGCAGCGCGGCAACGGATATCGCCGACTGGTCGGCGGGGTATGTGCGCCGCCACCCCGGCCAGTCGTTCATCACCGTCGGTGAGCAGATCAAGCTGGGGATCGAGTCCTTCCGGTATCTCTTCGCCGATCTGGTGCGCGGCCGGTTCCCGCTCGAGGCATTCATCCGCGAGTCGGTGTTCATGGCGAACACGGCACTGGTGCCGACCTTCTTCGTCGCGATCCCGATCGGGGTCACGCTCGCGATCCAGTTCAGTCTGCTCGCCGGGCAGGTCGGTGCGACGTCACTGGCCGGTGCGGCCAGCGGGCTGGCGGTCATCCGACAGGGTGCCCCGCTCGTCACCGCGCTGATGATGGCGGCAGCTGTGGGTTCGGCCATCTGCGCCGATCTCGGTTCGCGCACGATCCGCGAGGAGATCGATGCGATGCGGGTGATGGGGGTGTCGCCGGTTCGTCGTCTCGTCGTGCCGCGACTGGCGGCCGCGATGGTCGTCGGCACCGCACTCACCGGCATCGTGACCTTCGTCGGATTCGTTGCCGGATACCTGTTCAACGTCTACGTACAGGACGGTGCGCCAGGCAGTTTCGTGGCGACGTTCGCGTCCTTCGCCACCGTCGGCGACATGGTCCTGACCCTGGTCAAGGCGCTCGTGTTCGGCATGATCGTCGCGATCGTCGCGTGTCAGAAGGGGTTGAGCACCAGCGGTGGACCAGCGGCGGTCGCCAACTCGGTGAACTCGACCGTCGTCGGTTCGATCATGCTGTTGATGCTGGTCAACGTGGCCTTCACGCAGATGTACGTGATGGTCTTCCCCCGGGCGTCGTTCTGA
- a CDS encoding MlaE family ABC transporter permease, with amino-acid sequence MGASRAAAPYYPPGVRPLISVYGSVTRPIRLIGHMLSFLGRAIVGIPAMLRHYPKEFLRILSDVTWGNGSLVVGGGTAGVILVLGASAGAIVGIEGYNALRMLGLGQATGLISASASTRELAPIMAALAFASQAGCRFTAQLGAMRITEEIDAMETLAIRSVPYLVSTRLVASVIAVIPLFVMCLVLSYVVVQGVVALAGGVSIGTYQHYFHLVMSGPDIIYSVIKAVVFVSITTTIQCYYGYYARGGPQGVGVAVGRAMRLGISAMIVVNLLLTLAFWGVSSGSRLGG; translated from the coding sequence ATGGGCGCGTCGAGGGCGGCAGCCCCGTACTACCCGCCCGGGGTGCGGCCGCTGATCTCGGTCTATGGCTCCGTGACGAGGCCGATCCGGCTCATCGGGCACATGTTGTCGTTCCTCGGCAGGGCGATCGTCGGCATCCCGGCGATGCTGCGCCACTATCCGAAGGAGTTCCTGCGCATCCTGTCGGATGTGACCTGGGGCAACGGCTCCCTGGTGGTCGGCGGCGGCACCGCGGGCGTCATCCTCGTCCTCGGTGCGAGCGCCGGCGCCATCGTCGGGATCGAAGGGTACAACGCGCTGCGCATGCTCGGTCTCGGGCAGGCGACCGGCTTGATCTCGGCGTCGGCGTCGACCCGTGAGCTCGCACCGATCATGGCGGCCCTGGCATTCGCCTCGCAGGCCGGATGCCGCTTCACCGCACAGCTCGGGGCCATGCGGATCACCGAGGAGATCGACGCGATGGAGACCCTCGCCATCCGTTCCGTGCCGTATCTGGTCAGCACGCGACTGGTGGCGTCGGTGATCGCGGTCATCCCGCTGTTCGTGATGTGCCTGGTCCTGAGCTACGTGGTGGTCCAGGGGGTGGTCGCACTCGCGGGCGGGGTGTCGATCGGCACGTACCAGCACTACTTCCACCTGGTGATGTCCGGACCCGACATCATCTACTCGGTCATCAAGGCGGTGGTGTTCGTGTCCATCACGACGACCATCCAGTGCTATTACGGCTACTACGCGCGCGGCGGTCCCCAGGGAGTGGGCGTCGCCGTGGGACGTGCGATGCGTCTGGGTATCAGCGCGATGATCGTCGTCAATCTACTGTTGACCCTTGCCTTCTGGGGCGTCAGTTCAGGATCGAGGCTCGGCGGGTGA
- a CDS encoding AMP-binding protein codes for MNLSEIAAAHPDKDAIVLADGSARVSFADLDRRSVRLADFFAAQGLAPGDHIAIVMENRPEFLEVAWAAQRCGLMYTPVNWHLTAAEAEYVVNDCGARMLISGAGVGGLAARILAGAPGVETAIGVGGPIDGHLDYESIVEGPAAPVAHEPVEGYYFFYSSGTTGRPKGIEPTHDFPPFGTGLGLDHMMPAYGVDSSTVYLCPAPLYHAAPLGWSLAMQRQGATVVVMPSFDAQQCLSAIEEHSVTHAQFVPTMFVRMLKLDPAVRSLFDVTSLRLVVHAGAPCPVPVKQQMIEWFGPVLFEYYSGSEGNGMTAITSPEWLSHPGSVGRAVYGKVHIVDDAGTELPTGEVGTVYFAGTREFRYLNDPAKTEGARNQRGWQTIGDLGHLDADGYLYLSDRRSDLILSGGVNIYPQEIESALIMHPAVADVAVIGLPDDEMGERVHAVVELAEGVTAGDTVADALIAHSRIHLAGFKQPRSMDFVDEVPRTPAGKLLRRRLREASPAS; via the coding sequence GTGAACCTGAGCGAGATAGCCGCCGCGCATCCCGACAAGGATGCGATCGTCCTGGCCGACGGATCGGCACGGGTCAGCTTCGCCGACCTCGACCGACGTTCGGTACGACTCGCCGACTTCTTTGCCGCACAGGGACTCGCTCCGGGCGACCACATCGCGATCGTGATGGAGAACCGGCCCGAGTTCCTCGAGGTCGCCTGGGCCGCACAACGTTGCGGCCTGATGTACACCCCCGTCAACTGGCACCTCACCGCGGCCGAGGCCGAATACGTGGTGAACGACTGCGGCGCCCGCATGCTGATCTCCGGGGCGGGCGTCGGCGGCCTCGCGGCGAGGATCCTCGCGGGTGCGCCCGGCGTCGAGACGGCCATCGGTGTCGGCGGCCCCATCGACGGGCATCTCGACTACGAGAGCATCGTCGAGGGGCCCGCCGCGCCTGTCGCCCACGAGCCGGTCGAGGGGTACTACTTCTTCTATTCGTCGGGGACGACCGGTCGCCCGAAGGGCATCGAACCCACGCACGACTTCCCGCCGTTCGGCACGGGGCTGGGTCTCGACCACATGATGCCCGCCTACGGCGTCGATTCGTCGACGGTCTACCTGTGCCCGGCTCCGCTGTATCACGCGGCTCCACTGGGATGGTCGCTGGCGATGCAGCGTCAGGGCGCGACCGTCGTCGTCATGCCGTCGTTCGATGCGCAGCAATGCCTCAGCGCGATCGAGGAACACTCCGTCACCCACGCGCAGTTCGTGCCGACCATGTTCGTGCGGATGCTCAAACTCGATCCCGCGGTGCGTTCCCTGTTCGACGTGACGAGTCTGCGTCTCGTGGTGCATGCGGGCGCGCCGTGTCCGGTGCCGGTCAAGCAGCAGATGATCGAGTGGTTCGGACCGGTCCTGTTCGAGTACTACTCGGGCAGCGAGGGCAACGGGATGACGGCCATCACCTCGCCGGAGTGGTTGTCCCATCCCGGATCGGTGGGCCGCGCGGTCTACGGCAAGGTCCACATCGTCGACGACGCGGGCACCGAGCTCCCCACCGGGGAGGTCGGGACCGTCTACTTCGCCGGCACGCGAGAGTTCCGGTACCTCAACGATCCGGCCAAGACCGAGGGCGCCCGCAACCAGCGCGGATGGCAGACCATCGGCGACCTCGGACATCTCGATGCCGACGGCTACCTGTACCTGTCCGACCGGCGCAGCGACCTCATCCTCTCCGGAGGAGTCAACATCTACCCGCAGGAGATCGAGAGCGCACTCATCATGCATCCCGCGGTCGCCGATGTCGCCGTCATCGGCCTCCCCGACGACGAGATGGGCGAACGGGTCCACGCAGTCGTCGAACTCGCCGAAGGTGTGACCGCCGGCGACACGGTGGCCGACGCACTCATCGCACATTCTCGAATCCACCTGGCGGGCTTCAAGCAGCCGCGGTCGATGGACTTCGTCGACGAGGTGCCGCGCACCCCAGCCGGAAAGCTGTTGCGGCGCAGACTTCGGGAGGCGTCACCGGCGTCCTGA
- a CDS encoding acyl-CoA dehydrogenase family protein: MRLGQDPELDDLRSRVRELCAGNAPRRPHKAGVRAPEASEIPALREWTAELYGRALLGVTWPVEYGGLPDPHPRHEAVVSEELARAGAPMPVGGGLLAASAIIDFGTEAQKAFFLPRIRSGEHIWCQLFSEPGAGSDLAGLHTRARREGDHFVVDGQKVWTTNGHHADWGYLLARTDPEAPKHKGITAFAIDMKSPGVQVRPLREITGTADFNEIFLDGVEVPVDNVIGEENKGWMVTTSSLARERSSAGGGVTLFRALDDLVDLVSSTTRDDARLIDRGEVRREVGRLAAAVQVNALLSAYGESRAVAGTGDAADAALSKIFFGETNLALAEYGMSVQAGDSVRVEGDPAALADGWWQDAFLYARAFTIAGGTNEVLRNLVAERGLGLPR, translated from the coding sequence GTGAGACTCGGACAGGACCCCGAACTCGACGACCTCCGCAGCCGCGTGCGCGAACTCTGCGCCGGTAACGCGCCTCGACGTCCCCACAAGGCCGGGGTCCGTGCTCCCGAGGCGTCGGAGATCCCGGCGCTGCGGGAGTGGACCGCGGAACTGTACGGCCGAGCGTTGCTGGGTGTCACCTGGCCGGTCGAGTACGGCGGACTGCCCGATCCGCATCCGCGGCACGAGGCGGTGGTCTCCGAAGAACTCGCCAGGGCCGGGGCGCCGATGCCGGTCGGCGGAGGTCTGCTCGCGGCAAGTGCCATCATCGACTTCGGTACCGAGGCGCAGAAGGCCTTCTTCCTGCCACGGATCCGATCGGGCGAACACATCTGGTGCCAGTTGTTCAGCGAACCCGGTGCGGGTAGCGATCTCGCAGGCCTGCACACGCGTGCGCGTCGGGAGGGTGACCACTTCGTCGTCGACGGCCAGAAGGTGTGGACGACCAACGGGCACCACGCCGACTGGGGTTATCTGCTGGCCCGGACCGATCCCGAGGCGCCGAAACACAAGGGCATCACGGCATTTGCCATCGACATGAAGAGTCCGGGTGTTCAGGTGCGGCCGCTGCGCGAGATCACCGGGACGGCGGACTTCAACGAGATCTTCCTCGACGGTGTCGAGGTGCCGGTGGACAACGTCATCGGTGAGGAGAACAAGGGCTGGATGGTGACCACCTCCAGCCTCGCGCGGGAGCGGTCGAGCGCAGGTGGCGGCGTCACCCTGTTCCGCGCGCTCGACGACCTGGTGGACCTCGTGTCGTCGACGACCCGCGACGACGCGCGGCTGATCGACCGAGGTGAGGTGCGCCGGGAGGTCGGCCGGCTGGCGGCTGCCGTGCAGGTCAACGCGCTCCTGTCGGCGTACGGCGAGTCGCGGGCGGTCGCCGGGACCGGTGATGCCGCCGATGCTGCGCTGTCGAAGATCTTCTTCGGCGAGACGAACCTGGCGCTGGCCGAGTACGGCATGTCGGTCCAGGCGGGCGACTCCGTCCGCGTCGAGGGTGATCCCGCCGCGCTCGCCGACGGCTGGTGGCAGGACGCGTTCCTGTATGCCCGTGCGTTCACGATCGCGGGCGGAACCAACGAGGTGCTGCGCAATCTGGTTGCCGAGCGGGGACTGGGACTGCCTCGCTGA
- a CDS encoding thiolase family protein → MTSHPEQDAIIAGIGISDIGRKTGTPGIDLTMQSVSAAIADAGLEPKDIDAILTLGDVPADETAQQLRIEPKRLGGPYGDAGLLAPVQQAAVAVGEKRARHVLVYRTVQMMGGTVDRPTRSGDKPRPRRDPRPVMSDVPYLLAADAYSAANWLAMHCQRHMYEFGTTREQLGAIALNARANAALNPAAVFRDAMTMDDYLGARTVSTPFGLLDCDVPVDGSIAVVVSHRDHESSSPNPAIHVAAIGGASGVGGWTQRADYPKMAATEAASRLWSRTDLTPADVDIAELYDGFTFLTLAWLEALGFCEDGEGGPFVDGGGRIRRDGQLPLNTYGGQLSAGRMHGYWVLHEACTQLRGLAGDRQIPKPPEVAAVSVGGGPIAGCMLLTR, encoded by the coding sequence GTGACCTCCCATCCGGAACAGGACGCCATCATCGCCGGCATCGGCATCTCCGACATCGGGCGCAAAACCGGCACGCCCGGAATCGATCTCACGATGCAGAGCGTGTCGGCCGCGATCGCCGACGCCGGGCTCGAACCGAAGGACATCGACGCGATCCTCACCCTCGGAGACGTACCCGCGGACGAGACCGCACAGCAATTGCGCATCGAGCCCAAGAGACTCGGCGGCCCCTACGGTGACGCCGGGCTCCTGGCGCCGGTGCAGCAGGCCGCGGTGGCCGTCGGCGAGAAGCGTGCCCGCCATGTCCTGGTCTATCGGACGGTGCAGATGATGGGCGGGACCGTCGACCGCCCCACACGGTCCGGAGACAAGCCCCGCCCACGGCGCGACCCCCGGCCGGTGATGAGCGATGTACCGTACCTGCTTGCTGCCGACGCATATTCGGCTGCCAACTGGCTGGCCATGCACTGCCAACGCCACATGTACGAATTCGGTACAACTCGGGAGCAACTGGGTGCGATCGCGCTGAACGCCCGGGCCAACGCGGCGCTCAACCCGGCAGCGGTCTTCCGCGACGCGATGACCATGGACGACTATCTCGGGGCCCGCACCGTGTCGACTCCTTTTGGGTTGCTGGATTGCGATGTCCCGGTGGACGGTTCGATCGCGGTTGTGGTGTCTCATCGTGACCACGAATCGTCCTCGCCGAATCCGGCCATCCACGTCGCCGCGATCGGCGGGGCGAGTGGCGTCGGTGGATGGACCCAGCGAGCGGACTACCCGAAGATGGCCGCGACCGAGGCCGCGTCGAGGCTGTGGAGCCGAACCGATCTGACCCCCGCCGATGTCGACATCGCCGAACTGTACGACGGTTTCACCTTCCTGACCCTCGCCTGGCTGGAGGCCCTCGGCTTCTGTGAAGACGGCGAGGGCGGGCCGTTCGTCGACGGCGGCGGCCGGATCCGGCGCGACGGTCAACTGCCGCTGAACACCTACGGCGGGCAGTTGTCGGCGGGCCGGATGCACGGGTACTGGGTGCTGCATGAGGCGTGCACGCAGCTGCGTGGACTCGCCGGCGACCGCCAGATCCCCAAACCACCGGAGGTTGCGGCGGTGTCGGTGGGTGGCGGTCCCATCGCCGGCTGCATGTTGTTGACACGGTGA
- a CDS encoding Zn-ribbon domain-containing OB-fold protein → MRQIPSVVDDDREYWTAGADNVLRLPYCASCCRWFFPPAPACPGCAGPATFRDTGGTGTVFTFTVNVQRYRPDISTPYVIALIELDDQPGLRVPGNVVGCAPDDVKIGMRVVAAFEPATTRDEPAGELFVPVFTPTDRGTGAERPE, encoded by the coding sequence GTGCGACAGATCCCCTCGGTCGTCGACGACGACCGCGAGTACTGGACCGCCGGCGCGGACAACGTTCTGCGGTTGCCCTACTGCGCGTCTTGTTGCCGTTGGTTCTTCCCGCCGGCGCCTGCCTGTCCCGGCTGCGCGGGGCCGGCCACCTTTCGTGACACCGGCGGCACCGGAACCGTGTTCACCTTCACCGTCAACGTGCAGCGCTACCGTCCCGACATCTCCACCCCGTACGTGATCGCGTTGATCGAGCTCGACGACCAGCCCGGTCTGCGGGTGCCGGGCAACGTCGTGGGGTGTGCCCCCGACGACGTCAAGATCGGTATGCGGGTCGTGGCGGCCTTCGAGCCTGCGACGACACGAGATGAGCCGGCCGGTGAGCTGTTCGTCCCGGTGTTCACACCGACAGACCGCGGTACCGGGGCGGAGAGACCGGAGTGA
- a CDS encoding AMP-binding protein codes for MTGTASLPDEIRTTAENHGSTEVVFHSAVRPVDTTTLAELYDQARAVAAALREHGIGAGDVIAVQLPNWRECVVSHSAAWLLGATVLPIVSIYGPAELSFILRQSAAKVYIGPGAWRGRDCSPLFDAAAAIPTMQNLFVVRESGADAVHGAADFGRLSSHDFATFEPYEPGSPAERALLVYTSGTTADPKGVQHSHTTLLAEVRSMEEHRGRGPEVSSLAVFPSGHIAGVLGILRMLGRGATTVLMDAWDPMVAAELVATHRIESSAGAPIHLAGILDAAAQSGADVSCLTEYTTGAANVAADLIRRADGLGVRAFRCYGSTEHPTISSGSSDDPLEKRATTDGRITPGTRVRVVDDADQDVEPGVDGEILVRGPEQFLGYTDATLDATSFADGWFRTGDIGHLDADGYLTITDRKKDIIVRGGENISSKEIEDALLAHPAIAEVAAVGMPDERYGEKVCVFVVLRPGAGLDLDAIRDHFTARGLARQKMPERLEVVDTLPRTASGKVRKPDLRTQIRELIARS; via the coding sequence GTGACAGGCACGGCTTCCCTGCCGGACGAGATCCGGACGACCGCGGAGAACCACGGATCCACCGAGGTCGTGTTCCACAGTGCCGTGCGTCCGGTCGACACGACAACCCTCGCGGAGTTGTACGACCAGGCTCGTGCGGTGGCTGCGGCGTTGCGCGAACACGGGATCGGTGCGGGCGACGTGATCGCCGTCCAGCTGCCGAACTGGCGGGAGTGTGTGGTCTCGCATTCGGCGGCCTGGCTCCTCGGCGCCACGGTGCTGCCGATCGTCTCGATCTACGGCCCGGCGGAACTGTCGTTCATACTCCGGCAGTCGGCGGCCAAGGTGTACATCGGTCCGGGAGCCTGGCGGGGGCGGGACTGTTCTCCTCTGTTCGACGCCGCGGCCGCGATACCGACGATGCAGAATCTGTTCGTCGTCAGGGAGTCGGGCGCCGATGCGGTGCACGGCGCCGCCGACTTCGGGCGTTTGTCGTCGCATGACTTCGCCACGTTCGAGCCCTATGAACCCGGCTCACCCGCCGAACGTGCCCTGCTCGTGTACACGTCGGGCACCACCGCGGACCCGAAGGGCGTGCAGCACAGTCACACGACGCTGCTCGCCGAGGTCAGGTCCATGGAGGAACATCGCGGCCGGGGACCTGAGGTGAGCAGTCTCGCAGTCTTCCCGTCGGGCCACATCGCCGGTGTGCTGGGCATCCTGCGGATGCTGGGCCGGGGCGCGACCACCGTCCTCATGGACGCCTGGGACCCGATGGTGGCCGCGGAACTGGTTGCGACTCATCGTATCGAGTCGTCGGCCGGTGCGCCGATTCATCTGGCCGGAATTCTCGACGCCGCAGCACAATCCGGGGCCGACGTCTCCTGCCTCACCGAATACACGACGGGCGCTGCCAATGTGGCCGCGGATCTGATCCGTCGCGCAGACGGCCTGGGTGTCCGGGCATTCCGCTGCTACGGCTCCACCGAACACCCCACCATCTCCTCTGGATCGTCGGACGACCCGCTGGAGAAGCGCGCCACCACCGACGGTCGCATCACCCCCGGTACCCGGGTGAGGGTCGTCGACGACGCCGATCAGGACGTCGAACCCGGCGTCGACGGTGAGATCCTGGTCCGTGGACCGGAACAATTCCTCGGATACACCGACGCCACGCTCGACGCGACGAGCTTCGCCGACGGCTGGTTCCGCACCGGCGACATCGGACACCTCGACGCCGACGGCTATCTCACGATCACCGACCGCAAGAAGGACATCATCGTCCGCGGGGGCGAGAACATCTCGTCGAAGGAGATCGAGGATGCACTGCTGGCGCATCCCGCCATCGCCGAGGTCGCGGCCGTGGGCATGCCCGACGAACGCTACGGCGAAAAGGTGTGCGTGTTCGTCGTCCTGCGGCCCGGAGCCGGCCTCGACCTCGACGCCATCCGGGACCACTTCACCGCCCGCGGACTGGCGCGGCAGAAGATGCCGGAACGGCTCGAGGTCGTCGATACGCTGCCCCGGACTGCAAGCGGCAAGGTGCGCAAACCCGATCTGCGTACACAGATCCGGGAGCTGATCGCGCGGTCGTAG